Proteins from one Elephas maximus indicus isolate mEleMax1 chromosome 12, mEleMax1 primary haplotype, whole genome shotgun sequence genomic window:
- the MSRB1 gene encoding methionine-R-sulfoxide reductase B1, whose protein sequence is MRQARSEPGGAMSFCSFFGGEVFQNHFEPGVYVCAKCGYELFSSRSKYAHSSPWPAFTETIHADSVGKHPEHNRPEALKVSCGKCGNGLGHEFLNDGPKRGQSRFUIFSSSLKFIPKGKEASASQGK, encoded by the exons ATGCGGCAAGCGCGCAGCGAGCCCGGAGGCGCTATGTCTTTCTGCAGTTTCTTCGGGGGCGAGGTTTTCCAGAACCACTTTGAGCCGG GCGTCTATGTGTGTGCCAAGTGTGGCTATGAGCTGTTCTCTAGCCGCTCAAAGTACGCACACTCGTCCCCATGGCCAGCGTTCACTGAGACCATCCATGCCGACAGTGTTGGCAAGCATCCGGAGCACAACCGGCCTGAAGCCTTAAAG GTGTCCTGCGGGAAATGTGGCAATGGGCTGGGTCACGAGTTCCTTAACGACGGCCCCAAGCGGGGGCAGTCCCGCTTCTGAATATTTAGCAGCTCATTGAAGTTCATCCCTAAAG gCAAAGAAGCTTCTGCCTCCCAGGGGAAGTAA